The sequence below is a genomic window from Salvia splendens isolate huo1 unplaced genomic scaffold, SspV2 ctg641, whole genome shotgun sequence.
CCGTGAGGAAGCGCCGAGgagccgccgccgccaccgagAAGCTCGGGAAGGGGAAGCTGATGCTGAGAGTGATCAAGCTGCTTCTCTTTGCTGCATTGGCGGCTTTAGCCTTGGAAGCCGCGGCTCACTTCAAAGGCTTCGAGAAAGGGATGTTCCAATCGATCTACGCGGCGTGGCTTGAGCTGCGCCGCCGCTACATCGCCCCTTTCATTCAGTCTCTCTCCATGCTGTGTGTGGCTCTCTTTATGATACAGTCTTTGGACCGTCTCATCCTCTTCCTCGGCTGCTTCTACATCAAGTTTAAGAAGATCAAGCCTACCATAATCGAAAACTCTTTTCGTTCCCACGATGATTATCCCATGGTTCTCGTGCAAATCCCAATGTGCAATGAGCGTGAGGTGATGAGGTTTTTGGCTtcataattcaaaattttggcTAAGAGAGAAAAAACAATAACTGATTGTTTGTTGTGTTTTATGTTGATTAGGTGTATGAGATGTCGATTTCTGCGGTGTGTCAGCTGGATTGGCCGAAAGATCGATTTTTGATTCAAGTTCTTGATGATTCCGATGATGAGGTGATCCAATGCATGGTCAAGAATGAGGTCTCCAGGTGGAGGGAGAGTGGTGTCAACATTGTCTATCGCCATCGCCTTGTTAGAACCGGCTACAAAGCCGGGAATCTCAACTCTGCCATGAGCTGTGACTATGTGAAGGATTATGAGTTCGTTGCGATTTTTGATGCGGATTTCCAGCCTGCCCCGGATTTCCTCAAGCTCACAGTCCCACATTTTgaggtatatatatacatatatggtTGGATGATGTTCATGTGTTGAGTGAGTGAAGAGTTAGTGATGGAGTTGTTTTGGTGCAGGGGAAGCCGGAGGTAGGGCTGGTGCAGACGCGTTGGGCGTTTGTGAACAAGGACGAGAACTTGCTGACTCGGCTGCAGAACATCAATTTATGCTTCCATTTTGAGGTGGAGCAGCAGGTGAATGGCGCGTTCTTGAACTTCTTCGGGTTCAATGGGACGGCTGGGGTTTGGAGGATCAAGGCGTTGGAGGACTCCGGGGGCTGGCTCGACAGGACCACTGTTGAGGACATGGACATCGCTGTCCGGGCACATCTCAATGGCTGGAGCTTCATATACCTCAATGATGTCAAGGTACATTATTTTGCAACAAACTAGTTTTTGTTCGTTGGAAATCGTTTGATTGAGTCTGTGTCTGCTTCGGTTAGGTTCTGTGTGAGGTTCCCGAGTCGTTTGAGACATACCGGAAGCAGCAACATAGGTGGCATTCCGGGCCTATGCAGCTCTTCCGGTTGTGCCTCCCTGCTGTGCTGAAATCAAAGGTAATATTTTTCTCCGATTTTCGATCTTTTGTTACCTTATAATACCATTAGGCCTAATGTGGAAAGCTTTGGTACAGATATCTATTTGGAAGAAGGCAAACTTGATATTCCTCTTCTTCCTATTGAGGAAGCTCATCCTCCCATTCTATTCATTCACACTGTTCTGCGTCGTTTTGCCTATAACGATGTTTATCCCCGAGGCCGAGCTGCCTATGTGGATCATCTGCTACGTGCCTGTGCTCATGACGTTCATCAACATATTCCCCACTCCAAAATCCCTCCCCTTCATCGCCCCATACCTCCTCTTCGAGAACACCATGTCTGTGACCAAGTTCAGTGCCATGGTCTCGGGGCTGTTCCAGCTAGGCAGCTCGTACGAGTGGATTGTCACCAAGAAGGCCGGGAGGTCCTCAGAGACGGACCTGCTGGCTACAGCGGATAGGGACACAAAACCACTGATCGAGAGCGATGTGAGCCTTTTGGAGGAGGGAAAGGGGAAAGGTGTCAAGAAAACTAACAAGATTTACAGAAAAGAGTTGGCTCTTGCTTTCCTGCTGCTCACAGCTGCAGTTAGAAGCCTCATGTCAGCTCATGGACTCCACTTCTACTTCCTCCTCTTCCAAGGCTTCACTTTCCTCCTCGTCGGCCTTGATTTGATCGGAGAGCAAATGAGCTAGCTTGTTGCAGTTCAAGTGAAGATACATACATTGGATGATTTGGCTCTGAATCAGTCACTAATCACTATAGAGCATTTATTCATCAATTTTTAATAAGATTTTTATGCTACATATATATGCATACATACCTACAAAATTTTCCATATTCATTTGCTGTTGCCCACAGATGTATAGTAAGTACTCCACAGATAGCTGTTTATGTAAATTAAGTATAGTTTGAAGTTAATTCATTTTCCCTCTCTTACACCTTTGTATGTATTATAATTTTCCATATTCACTGCTGTAAATTCTTGATCAAGAACCTttgcaccaccaccaccatggCCCTCGGTTACTGTTCTTGCATTCTGCAAGACTAATGAGTGTCGGCAGAGGGAACATCGCGTCGTGAACGCCCTCAATTTCATCCGTTGAAGGGGGCCAAGGAATATTTTTGTGGGCATTGGTGATTTGATCAAAGTGTCTATTTTTCAGAGCAAGCTCATTTACTACCTTTCTCCATTAAGAAAAAGATGAGATCTTGGATTTGGACAGCCCACCTGCAGAAAAGGGTGGCATCCTTTATTGCATTAATTACATCTTCATACTCTTAAGTCTTAAGGCTGGCAAAACGTGCATGGTTCTGTGATTTGGCATTCATTATGACAGGTGTTTTGATGTCCCATTTGTTTCCCATGCTAAATTTCTTGTGTCAGTTAATCCAGTTGTAGAAAACTGTGATAAAATCAAACAGTTGTAACAAAGGCAATAATATTCTGATAAAAAATTCAGAAAGTAGTATAGGCATTTCAAGAACTTTGTATCAAAATATTTGTCTTTTCCTGTACAAAAACTTGTATACTAGTGCTTTCTTTCTGGATAATACTCTAGCTTAAGATACGCGTTCCATC
It includes:
- the LOC121790865 gene encoding probable xyloglucan glycosyltransferase 5 — encoded protein: MAPKLNLFEWWGKETPQGTPVIVKMENPSFSVVEIGGADAAFKPVEKSRLKNAKQVRWILLLKANRAAGFLAWLAAAAWGLLAAVRKRRGAAAATEKLGKGKLMLRVIKLLLFAALAALALEAAAHFKGFEKGMFQSIYAAWLELRRRYIAPFIQSLSMLCVALFMIQSLDRLILFLGCFYIKFKKIKPTIIENSFRSHDDYPMVLVQIPMCNEREVYEMSISAVCQLDWPKDRFLIQVLDDSDDEVIQCMVKNEVSRWRESGVNIVYRHRLVRTGYKAGNLNSAMSCDYVKDYEFVAIFDADFQPAPDFLKLTVPHFEGKPEVGLVQTRWAFVNKDENLLTRLQNINLCFHFEVEQQVNGAFLNFFGFNGTAGVWRIKALEDSGGWLDRTTVEDMDIAVRAHLNGWSFIYLNDVKVLCEVPESFETYRKQQHRWHSGPMQLFRLCLPAVLKSKISIWKKANLIFLFFLLRKLILPFYSFTLFCVVLPITMFIPEAELPMWIICYVPVLMTFINIFPTPKSLPFIAPYLLFENTMSVTKFSAMVSGLFQLGSSYEWIVTKKAGRSSETDLLATADRDTKPLIESDVSLLEEGKGKGVKKTNKIYRKELALAFLLLTAAVRSLMSAHGLHFYFLLFQGFTFLLVGLDLIGEQMS